In Oncorhynchus tshawytscha isolate Ot180627B linkage group LG06, Otsh_v2.0, whole genome shotgun sequence, the following are encoded in one genomic region:
- the LOC112253136 gene encoding forkhead box protein G1, whose protein sequence is MGDQKEPPMVHRSTSFSIKSLLLPSKCDKQDSVLPEKNTVSSGSDSEKSLDPDMESAPLNPEKPKEDDEGTERATEPSKNGKYDKPPFSYNALIMMAIRQSPEKRLTLNGIYEFIMKNFPYYREHKQGWQNSIRHNLSLNKCFVKVPRHYDDPGKGNYWMLDPSSDDVFIGGTTGKLRRRSATSRGKLAMKRGLRFAPLSLGINDRANNPLYWQISPFLSLHHPHYNGSSAGFLNQGHAYGSLLPGVDQLTNGDLTRHLGGSVGALGLSNSYGVSTSGLLSGQSGYFVSGSQHPPPHLQQSAQGYGVPTSSQQTLISNSLRTSLPSFSPGISSGFPGVLSHQKRVTPNAFLN, encoded by the coding sequence ATGGGAGATCAGAAAGAGCCGCCGATGGTGCACCGATCTACTTCATTTAGTATCAAGAGTCTGCTGCTTCCCTCAAAATGTGATAAACAGGACTCGGTGCTCCcagaaaaaaacactgtttcTTCGGGTTCTGATTCGGAAAAATCTCTGGATCCTGATATGGAATCTGCACCTTTGAACCCAGAGAAACCGAAGGAGGACGACGAGGGTACCGAGCGGGCGACAGAGCCTAGCAAGAATGGGAAATATGATAAACCGCCATTCAGCTACAACGCCTTGATTATGATGGCTATCAGACAGAGTCCTGAGAAGAGACTGACTCTGAACGGTATCTATGAGTTTATCATGAAGAACTTCCCATATTACCGGGAGCACAAGCAAGGCTGGCAAAACTCTATCCGCCACAACTTGAGCCTCAataagtgttttgtgaaagtgcCAAGGCATTACGACGACCCGGGCAAAGGGAACTACTGGATGTTGGACCCTTCGAGCGACGATGTGTTTATTGGTGGAACTACGGGAAAACTTCGGAGACGCTCTGCTACGTCAAGGGGTAAACTGGCGATGAAACGGGGACTACGCTTTGCGCCTCTCAGTTTGGGAATAAACGACAGGGCGAACAACCCTCTGTATTGGCAAATATCTCCGTTTTTATCGTTGCACCATCCCCATTACAATGGATCATCTGCAGGATTTCTGAACCAAGGGCACGCGTATGGGTCTCTACTCCCCGGGGTGGACCAGCTGACTAACGGGGACCTTACACGCCATCTAGGTGGATCTGTCGGTGCTCTGGGTTTGTCAAACAGTTACGGTGTAAGCACGTCTGGGCTACTATCGGGACAGAGTGGCTACTTTGTCTCAGGGAGCCAGCACCCGCCGCCGCATCTCCAGCAGAGCGCGCAGGGCTATGGTGTGCCGACGAGCTCGCAACAAACACTGATCTCGAACTCTCTAAGAACGTCCCTACCGTCTTTTTCACCGGGAATTTCTAGCGGGTTTCCAGGAGTGTTGTCCCATCAAAAGAGGGTCACTCCAAATGCTTTCTTAAACTGA